The Raphanus sativus cultivar WK10039 chromosome 2, ASM80110v3, whole genome shotgun sequence DNA segment gaaATAGGCATTATACTTTGTCTTGTCGTGTATCAACATTAGTTAAAGTATGTGATCTCAAATTCAAATCTCACACTCAATAAGATTTTAGTGGATATCCGAATTGAAACTTTTTAGATAGAAAGGAAACAAGGCATACACAGAACCGAACTTTTGCGCTgattttcaaagaaaatatagCATGTGTTTAAATATGTGAAGTGTACTATAGTTTGCCAAGCGGTCATCACAGACaatatgaaaattttgtatCTTGATCTCAAGTTGtagatttcatatcatattaCATATCTCCAGTAGTACGTAAAACCgataagaatattttaaaaactatatttctTCTGAGGGATTAAAATGTCACGCTAGATATTATATCCAAGGTTTTTGGCTATTTGCTTCCAGACAGTGCGCCTCAAGGTGACGAAGGTAAATTTATAGTAAACATGTTATATAGCATAGGGCTCAAGGGGAATAATGGCCCAATGGCCCAACGGCCCACTACTAGTAGCATTTAGAACAAGGCAGCTGAGTTTGCTGAATAGATGCCATCGGAGCAATGCTAAGACAAAAGCTGAGCCAAATTTAACAAATAAGAATCACAAATCTGCTGCATTCAGTCCTAAAGGAATCAACAACATTACCAGTGTGGTGATATTCTTTCTAGTACGCGGCAATACTACAAATGCTTTTGGAGAAGCCATTTAATATGTCAATATAGAACCTAGAAAGCTTGCATTAGATTAAATAATGGATGTTTAGTGTTTAATTCAACGAGTGACAAACGAGAGACATGTAGACAATAAACAAGACGGTTGATGCGATTCGagaaatgatttataaataaacgAAAGTAGAGGAACCGAACTAGTAGTTTGATGATGGTTTCAAAATCTTctcataatcaaaaaaaaagaaagacagtCAAAATAAGACAATAAGTAGAGTACTAAAGCAAACTGAAAAAGATCCGACTTCTCTCTCACAGCAACATTTGTGAAAAGATGATTAACGTGAGAAATATCATTCTCTCACTTCTTCCTGAAAGAGCATCCCTCAGTGAGCCTGGCTTTACCACCAGTGGGCTGGCACAGAACCGTCTGACAGTTACCACACACTACAACTGTTTGAGAGTGGCTGAACACCGTCGTTCTGCAAATAAATAATACACAAAAACAGTGCCTTAAATAATGTGTTCTtagctaaaacaaaaaaaaattacagtaaAAAAACACAAGACCAGTTCTTCCTAACATTGTAATAAACCAATCTATGTTAAACAATCAAACCAATACTCAAAAAACAGCATTGCTAAACTCTTTAATACGAATCAGTAAAAGACTCACATGTTAAAGCATCCCTGGCACTTAACGtcctacaacaacaacaacaaaaataatatacagAACATCAGACTTTATTGTATCGCATCCAATTGATTTCCGGAGtgagagagataaaaaaaaaaaataccatgaAGAAAGAGTTAGGAGATTGCACGAGACGCTTGAGCTTGTGCTTTCTCTTCTCGAGCTCAGCTGGAGGGTTGAGCAGATCGATGTCGTTTTGGAGAACCTGCAGATCCAAagcacaaaacaaaacaatactcagaggaagagaagagagcagGAAACAGGGAGAAGCAAGGTAAGAAGAAGATTTCACCATTGTTGCGTTGAGGAAATGCGACGAAAGACGACGGCTTGGTGAAACCCTAGACGAAGAGAAATCACCTCTAAAATGCGGCTGCTCAGGAACAATAAATTTTCGAGGACTAAATATATAATGCCCGTGTGACAAACGGTAGGCCCGATAGGCCCAGCCCATTTACAGAATGGTTGCATCCATCATTCTTACCCGCTCTGATTCGGATTCTAGTCTAATCATTAGAGATATGTCACGTTAGGCCCGATAGGCCCAGCCCATTTACACATTATTCTAATCATTAGAGAGATCACAAAGGTCGCTTCACTCTTGCTCCAACAAAAGACTGAAGATTCAAACTTCA contains these protein-coding regions:
- the LOC108809105 gene encoding 40S ribosomal protein S27-2, giving the protein MVLQNDIDLLNPPAELEKRKHKLKRLVQSPNSFFMDVKCQGCFNITTVFSHSQTVVVCGNCQTVLCQPTGGKARLTEGCSFRKK